The genomic segment ACTCAAGCAAAACTCAATAATTTGACTGGCCTAGGAAAAATTGAGCCCTTTATGACGCCTGGTGGTGGCCAGGCCAATGAAACAACAGCAGCTATTATCTATTCCTCCAATCAGCTAAATACTCGTACAGGAATAGGGTACTATTACAATGGGAAAAGTTTTGGCTCATATATTGACGGAAGCATTTTAGATTTCAGTTATTCATATGGGGCATATATTCACTCAGATATAGCTTTAAAACAAAATTTTAAATAAGAAATAATTCAAAGAAAACAGCATTTTAAAAACACTTCACCCTGTGAGTAGTATGCATGAAAACAATCAGTTTTCTTGGTGGCTGAGAGTAATATCTGTCGACTTAATCATATAAACTAGGTAAGAAAACATTTTCCCGGCTTTTGGGTGGACTCCTAATTTAACTATTTGATTGCCGGGTCCTTTAATTTTAAACTAGGTAAACTATGCAAAAACTTTTACTAGCACTTTTTTTCTCTCTAGGCCTCTATGCAGATAATTTCTCTATACAGGGCAAAGTTAAAAATTTACAAGAGCGTAACAATGCCCACCAGGCAAAAAGCTTCTCCCTCAATGTAAAAGCCAATGCTTTCCCAAAGGGCTCTGATCTAATACTCACTTTTGATTACTTCGACGATGAAAAAACTCTCATTTCGATTGATTATTCCACAAACGAAGAGCTCTACGCCATGCTGGCATCTCCTTTGCGAAAAAGAACTGTTGATATGATCTCTTGCCGTGGTAGCAAGACCTGGAAGTCTTATTCCGTTCAACTTGACGATGTGAATTTCGCCAAAGAATTCAAGCAGCATCATATAAGTTTCTCCACGAGAAATGGGACTGCAAAAATCGCCGACATCAAACTCGTCACTGCTCCACAAAAAATGGCCATAAAAGCCCAAAACAAAAAACTTAATGTTTTGATGATCGTTTCCGACGACCTAAACCACTACATCAAATCCTACGGTGATCCCCAGGCAATCACTCCTAATCTTGATAAATTCATGGCCATGAGCACACAGTTTAACAAGGCTTACTGTCAATACCCCGTTTGCGGTCCTTCACGTGCATCATTTCTTTCCGGCCTTTATCCTGAATCCAGCTTGGTCATAACCAACACTCAGTACCTTCGCGATGTTAATCCCAGTGCCGATAATATGCTCGAACACTTTCGCAATAACGGATACTGGACCGGTGCAGCCGGCAAGATCTTCCACAGTACTTATGGCATGATGGAAAAAGGCACCAGCCTAGATGAGTATGAAAAATTTAGTAATGCTGAAAACCCTCAACTCCTACTCCTCAAAAAACGCTGGATCAAAGAAGGCAAGCCCGGTGATTTCAAAGCCTATTTCAACAAAAATAAAGTCAAAGATCAAGCCGACCTGGTTCTCGGCTACGGGACTGAACTCCGCGATAATCAGCACGGCGATGGACGCAATGCCCGCCGCGTCGCTCAATGGATTAAAAATAATTCAGCTGGAGAAAAGCCCTTCTTTATG from the Lentisphaera araneosa HTCC2155 genome contains:
- a CDS encoding sulfatase; its protein translation is MQKLLLALFFSLGLYADNFSIQGKVKNLQERNNAHQAKSFSLNVKANAFPKGSDLILTFDYFDDEKTLISIDYSTNEELYAMLASPLRKRTVDMISCRGSKTWKSYSVQLDDVNFAKEFKQHHISFSTRNGTAKIADIKLVTAPQKMAIKAQNKKLNVLMIVSDDLNHYIKSYGDPQAITPNLDKFMAMSTQFNKAYCQYPVCGPSRASFLSGLYPESSLVITNTQYLRDVNPSADNMLEHFRNNGYWTGAAGKIFHSTYGMMEKGTSLDEYEKFSNAENPQLLLLKKRWIKEGKPGDFKAYFNKNKVKDQADLVLGYGTELRDNQHGDGRNARRVAQWIKNNSAGEKPFFMACGIVKPHTPFYAPKKYLDLYPKDKLIFDDVPENDWDNKPKVAGVKRYQAFRGELGVNDRENRKYYLQSYLGCISFMDAQVKVLMDALKESGQMDNTVIVFMSDHGFQIGEHFMYGKVTLFEECARVPFGIIYPGNPGAGKQSDSLAELIDVYPTLLDLCKLPQPSHKLQGKSLVPVTKDTSLQVRNEAYTVVTRGKLMGRAIRKGSWVYAHWGSDRDVELYNMDKDPKQYNNLVKDPEYAKVLKQMDKALKQKASEQTLNQKQLIGLK